In Flammeovirgaceae bacterium 311, one DNA window encodes the following:
- a CDS encoding bacitracin ABC transporter permease protein (COG1277 ABC-type transport system involved in multi-copper enzyme maturation, permease component) gives MEAQIGALKAELLKNRYSHILWVTFVAFGLAPLMGGVFMLIMRNPDAIAKASALNTKAQMIGFTADWNSYFGILSQALGVGGVLVFGFVASWIFGREYSEGTTKDLLALPTSRTRIIHAKFMVYAAWCFALVLSNLLIGFAIGSLLQLTATDYGAVAAHLKDYFTTAALTLLLGTPIAFFAIWGKGYLAPLGFVALALVLSQIVAATGYGYYFPWSVPGLFSGAGGEYKDQLDVLSYAILLLTAIAGYFATIAYWKYADHTK, from the coding sequence ATGGAAGCGCAAATAGGAGCACTGAAAGCGGAGCTGCTTAAAAACAGATACTCCCATATACTGTGGGTAACGTTTGTTGCCTTTGGACTGGCACCCCTGATGGGTGGTGTTTTTATGCTGATCATGCGGAATCCGGACGCCATTGCCAAAGCAAGCGCGCTTAATACAAAAGCACAGATGATCGGCTTTACAGCCGACTGGAATTCTTATTTCGGCATCCTGAGCCAGGCCCTTGGTGTGGGTGGCGTATTGGTGTTTGGCTTTGTAGCGAGCTGGATCTTTGGCAGGGAATATTCAGAGGGAACCACAAAGGATCTTCTGGCGCTGCCTACCTCCAGAACCAGGATCATCCACGCCAAATTCATGGTATACGCTGCCTGGTGCTTTGCCCTGGTCCTCTCTAACCTGCTGATCGGTTTCGCCATCGGCAGTCTGCTGCAGTTAACTGCAACAGATTATGGAGCTGTTGCTGCACATCTTAAAGATTATTTTACCACAGCAGCACTCACGCTTTTACTGGGAACGCCTATCGCTTTTTTTGCCATCTGGGGCAAAGGGTACCTGGCCCCTTTGGGTTTTGTAGCACTGGCACTGGTGCTTTCGCAGATTGTAGCTGCGACAGGCTATGGCTATTACTTTCCCTGGTCGGTACCAGGGCTGTTTAGCGGTGCCGGTGGAGAATATAAAGACCAGCTGGATGTATTGAGCTATGCAATCCTGCTCCTGACAGCCATAGCAGGTTATTTTGCAACCATTGCCTACTGGAAATACGCCGATCACACCAAATAG
- a CDS encoding ABC transporter-like protein (COG1131 ABC-type multidrug transport system, ATPase component), which yields MEIISTNGLTKLFGETKAVNDISIQVNEGEIYGFLGLNGAGKTSLIRMLLGMIRPDSGRVNLFGKKLDPKFNLWNDIGYLVETPYAYPNLTVAENLKVYYQLRQLKHPGLITETIEKLKLGQYRDVKARHLSLGNQQRLGIAKALMHQPRLLILDEPINGLDPEGIVEVRSLLKELASRGSTIFLSSHILGEIAKVASRIGIIHAGRLMKELTTKELSGQLLRKILVTTNDNSSAIHYLISANYGAVLNENNEIEISDHRAIAHPENISRLLAEKAYPPKQLYLYTEDLEMYFLRTIKE from the coding sequence GTGGAAATCATCAGTACAAACGGGCTTACCAAATTGTTCGGCGAAACGAAGGCCGTTAACGACATCTCCATTCAGGTAAATGAGGGAGAGATCTATGGCTTTTTAGGCCTGAACGGAGCAGGTAAAACCAGCCTGATCCGGATGTTGCTGGGCATGATCAGACCCGACAGCGGTAGGGTGAATCTGTTTGGGAAAAAGCTGGATCCTAAGTTCAATTTATGGAACGACATCGGCTACCTGGTAGAAACACCCTATGCTTATCCCAATCTCACCGTTGCCGAAAACCTTAAAGTCTACTATCAGCTCAGGCAGCTTAAGCATCCGGGGCTTATCACTGAAACGATCGAAAAGCTCAAACTAGGCCAGTATCGTGATGTAAAGGCCAGGCACCTGTCTCTGGGCAACCAGCAAAGGCTGGGTATAGCAAAAGCACTCATGCACCAGCCCAGGCTGCTGATCCTTGATGAGCCCATCAATGGGTTGGACCCTGAAGGGATCGTAGAAGTAAGAAGCCTCCTGAAGGAGCTTGCCAGTCGTGGCTCCACAATTTTTCTGTCAAGCCACATTCTCGGAGAAATTGCAAAGGTAGCCAGCAGAATTGGGATCATACATGCTGGCAGACTCATGAAGGAGCTAACCACAAAGGAGTTATCGGGACAGCTGCTTCGGAAAATTCTGGTCACCACCAACGACAACAGCAGCGCAATACACTACCTGATCAGCGCCAACTACGGAGCTGTGCTGAATGAAAACAATGAAATTGAAATCTCTGATCATCGGGCAATTGCACATCCGGAAAACATTAGCAGGCTGCTGGCAGAAAAAGCTTACCCGCCAAAACAGCTGTATTTGTATACCGAAGATCTCGAAATGTACTTTTTACGAACAATCAAAGAATAG
- a CDS encoding transcriptional regulator, TetR family protein (COG1309 Transcriptional regulator) — MSPRTVAQNEEIRQERREQLLNTALRLFAEEGFDATSISKIAREAGVAKGLLYNYFASKEELIEQIIYLAMEKMAGLFTTIKKEGDPKEVIREAFYQIRDSLKNDLMFWKLYKRFGLQINDNKELMDKIFRDMQDWVQQMNELLAKLGFRNPQLETFKLSAIIDGMTADYVAMTEHYPLDAMIDYLVETYQDKSRL, encoded by the coding sequence ATGTCGCCCAGAACAGTAGCACAGAATGAGGAAATCAGGCAGGAACGCAGGGAGCAGCTGCTGAATACTGCCCTCCGGCTTTTTGCTGAAGAGGGGTTTGATGCCACCAGCATCAGCAAAATTGCCCGGGAAGCGGGTGTTGCCAAGGGACTGCTGTACAATTATTTCGCCAGCAAAGAGGAGCTGATCGAGCAGATCATTTACCTGGCCATGGAAAAAATGGCAGGCCTGTTTACCACCATCAAGAAGGAGGGTGATCCTAAAGAAGTGATCCGGGAAGCATTTTACCAGATCAGGGATTCGCTTAAAAACGACCTGATGTTCTGGAAGCTTTACAAGCGCTTTGGTCTGCAGATCAACGACAACAAGGAGCTGATGGACAAGATTTTCAGGGATATGCAGGATTGGGTACAGCAGATGAATGAGCTGCTGGCAAAGCTTGGCTTCAGGAACCCACAACTTGAAACCTTCAAGCTCAGTGCCATTATTGATGGCATGACCGCCGATTACGTTGCCATGACGGAGCACTATCCGCTGGATGCCATGATTGACTACCTGGTAGAAACCTACCAGGACAAAAGCAGGCTGTAA
- a CDS encoding TetR family transcriptional regulator (COG1309 Transcriptional regulator) has translation MFVVYIRYMGTKDRKEREKEELKGLILKAAKEIFFEKGYAQTSIRNIADRIEYSPGTIYLHFKDKDSIFHALQQEGFMLLRQQFGVLQVVADPFERLKAMGKLYLNFAMENPEYYDLMFVIRAPMNVLEAEACWDEGQTAFNVLVQVVQACIEQGHFKGYDTEEMAYVIWSTVHGMATISIRGRCRVISDEKRETIETLGYDTFVQMLNCM, from the coding sequence ATGTTTGTGGTGTATATACGATATATGGGAACCAAAGACAGGAAAGAACGGGAGAAGGAAGAGCTGAAGGGGCTGATTTTAAAGGCAGCGAAGGAAATCTTTTTTGAAAAAGGCTATGCCCAAACCAGTATACGCAATATTGCAGATCGCATAGAATACAGTCCGGGCACTATCTATCTGCATTTTAAAGATAAGGATTCTATTTTTCATGCCCTGCAGCAGGAGGGTTTTATGCTGCTTAGGCAGCAGTTTGGCGTACTGCAGGTGGTAGCCGATCCTTTTGAGCGGCTTAAGGCAATGGGAAAGCTGTACCTGAACTTTGCCATGGAGAATCCGGAGTACTATGACCTGATGTTTGTGATCAGGGCGCCTATGAATGTGTTAGAAGCAGAAGCCTGTTGGGATGAAGGGCAGACGGCCTTTAATGTGCTGGTACAAGTGGTGCAGGCCTGTATAGAACAGGGACATTTTAAAGGATATGATACCGAGGAAATGGCTTATGTGATCTGGTCGACTGTACATGGTATGGCCACCATCAGCATCCGTGGGCGCTGCCGCGTAATCAGCGATGAAAAAAGGGAAACCATTGAAACTTTAGGGTACGACACATTTGTGCAAATGCTGAACTGCATGTAG